The Labrus mixtus chromosome 14, fLabMix1.1, whole genome shotgun sequence nucleotide sequence ATGATAAAGTCTTTATACTATaagttgaaaatgaaaatgtgaaaatgttacCAGTTCAGTGCAGTCTGTTTCTTCATTCCTAGGATTGTCCccattttcaagtcttctttcAAGAGGTAACAACTGCATTGAAAAGCTGTAattacacaataaaaacaaatcatgggATAAGTTTACGTCATAGTGGCAAAAACCTTTATAGTTttaccaacacaaacacaggaataaTCCTTTACTTGTGCaagtaaattatattaaaaaccAGGGTCCAATATGCTTTCTGGAgtaagacagtttttttaatgtgatacatgttttcaaactcttttcaaaatatttatatttaaactttaatcTGAATAAAGTCAAACTGTGTCAACATTGGATTTTTTTGTCCACATCTATACGGTCAAAATTAAGAATTGGGCTTTAAATGCaattctcttcttttctgtttaaaataCCAATCGTAATTTTAGTTAACTATGTAGAGAGCCTTGGGAATGTAATGACTTTGTAcgtgctctttttttctctcaccatGTTTCTGTCATGGCTCTGCTCAGAGGAAGGTGAGTGGGACATTCTGTGATTGTAGAGAGGCCTCTTAAGTCAAGAGGTGGGGGTCGAACTGTGAACCAACAAAGGACAAAGTTATTATAGTGGTTGCAGTTCCCTCGTGTGCAAAGGAAAGGTAAGATTACAAAAGTGATGCGTAACATAGGTCACTGTGCTTGTCCTGATATGTACAATTATGTGTCATAAGCACAGCTAGATGACTAAGGCTATGAATTCACATGCTGACAAGTTTGTACATCTGTTCACCCTTTAAACCAGTTAACAAAGATCACATATCCAGACACATCATGATCGTCTTTAACTTGAACCAAACAGGGCTCTCACCTCGCCTCAAACGAGGCTTTAGATGCCGGTGAATTGGGGGCGGTGCAAGATCTCCAGGTTGACACATCAGTGGTGTGGAGGACTCGATGTTGTTGTTTGCACTGGGGAAGCTGAATGTCCTGGGGCTCATGGGGATGTAACCATCAGATTCAGTGGTGGTAAAAAAGGGAGAAGGGGAAGCCATGGGCATATATGACTCTTCCTCGTAGTTTTGAACTCGTATGGTATTTAAAGACGGCTGTCGAAAGACAAAGCATTATATGATCAGACACATCCACCATATTAAGTTCAAGTTGTAAATGCTGCTGTCTGTTGAATATTTATGTTCCTTTCAAATTATTTAGATTacttttgaatttatttatagaATAAATACATTAGCGCTTGGCATGCTACAGTTGTAAAAGTAAACTCTCTACAGTGGCTTTGATGAAGTCATGAGAAATCCAATACTATTGTCATGACCCAACAGTAAATATGAGACTACAGAGAGcaagctagttagcttagcttagcttagcacaaagaaaggaaacagtAAGAAACAGCTAGCTCCTTTCAGAACTGTTCAAATCTGTCCAGCAACAGCAGCTACctaacaaactttattttttatttttttcatcagcaAAAAAGTATTAGAGCCATTGTGGATCGGTGTGAGCATCTCTGTCTTGTTTCCTGCTGGACTATTTCTTTGCTGGGTGCAGTGGCTTTGTGAAGTCTTATCATGTCGTGCAAGGCAACCAGCGAAGAGTCCAGTTGTGGAAGAGAAAGCTAACCATCTCACGGTTGTAGCTTTAGCTCAAGCAGAAACAACAGGAAGATTAGGTGCCTTAAATGAGATACATACTGCTTCCTCACTTTGTGCTATGAGCTTAGCTAACTAGCCGCTGGACCTTGTTTTATACTTATTATGGCACAGACATGAATATGAATCAGTCTTTTCATTTAACTCTTGAAAtcggagaagaagaagaagaagaagaagaagaagaagaagaagggaaaagTCAATATACCAAAGTGccaaatgtcaaaatgtctaTTTTTGTAAGAATGTCTTACCAAATTAAGACTCTGTCTTCTGTTCCGCATCAATCTACTACCAGCATCTCCTAAAACAGAGATATATAATTAAAAGACTTTAGTTTAAAAGTTTACCAGTCAGCTATAGTTGACATGCTGTGCCGTCATAATAACACTAAGGGTTGTAATTAATTTTGTTACAACCCAGCTCTCAGTTTTTGTATTATACTTACTGTGAGACTGCTCTCCTATCGAGCACATACCTATTCTTAAATGGTCCAGGCTTGACAAAGATGTCCTCCGGGGAAATAGAACACTGTGACTTGAGAAATGTTGTGTGCTCATCCCCCTCGGCTTGTTCAATCCCTCATCACTTAGCTGCTCTGACAGGTGGTTGGGTTTTGGTGGCAGCGGAgggggtgtttgtgtgtcgcTCATTGCCTCAAATGATGCAGAAGAGTAAAGTTTGTCGAACTGGAAGACGCTTGTAGCACAGTGGCgaagtggagaggaggaggaggctggcaGAGCCAGGGAGGTGCATGGAGCACTGAAAGGAGGGTTAGTCAATCTTCCATGGATGAAGACGGGTGGAGTGGGGCTGTGAGCGTGAGAGATGCAGGAGGAAGTGGAATCAGTGAACAGAGGAGAAGGGGCAATGTCTTTGACCGCGTCGTCCGATGACTTCTGCTCCAGGGAGCTCTCAGAGTTTGAGAAACTGTCAAGTCTACaataagaggaaaaataaaacatctttcttAAACACAAGCTAATGTTGCTTTGTTCTCCATGTGTTAAATTATTAATGAGATTTTACATACCGACTAGTGCTCAAACTCCCCGTCTCACACTGAGAGAGGAATAGGTAGTCCAGAGGATAACTGGAATCAAGCTGGCTGGATACAGACACTCTGTCGGAGCTGTCAGGGGACGGCTGGAGGGGTGTGGGGGTGTGAGGGAAGCCTTCTTCTGAGCTCTCTGTTCAGATCAAGCAGAGAGGAATAGAGAGCGGGTAGTTTGGAAAATGTTACAACCTCTTCGAAGAAAACTGCCGTCATGCTGACACCAATAGCTATCAAaccatgtaaacacaaacacacacatttcttacaACCTATACTTTAATGTAGAATGGAGCGGGTGAATCTgaagagaattttttttttcaggtagtCTTTTAGTCAGATTGACCTTCGTTCAGAAATGTGTCTTATTCCATTTCTCTCAAGGCCACCAAGTAGTCAAGGCTGTGTCTGCCGAACCATGGAAGGgcgaaaaaaatcaaaaagactTTGCTTGTTCTCATAAAACATTTGCTAGCCTTAAAGGACGTTTATGTTCTCTTGTGGGCGCAGAGACATCTTTTATAATCCTTTACAAAAGTAATGATGTGCCATCTTACAAAACCCTTTCCAGATCCAGGCTGGACCTACTTCTACTGTCTAAAAGCCCTTAGATTAAGCAACATGGCTTTATTCTAAAATGCTATTAAACCCATGACAACATTCTTCAAAATCACATTGTTAAGAGTGTTTAATAAACTTTGCATTTGTATCAACTACTTATGTGTTGCTTTCTCAGAGCTAGGGTGATTTACAGCAACATGCAGGCATTATCAGCAACTTTGTGGTGTTTCTCTATCTCCTTCACACAGATGACAGTTTTCTAACAGACATGTCCCTAACTGTCCTCTCTCAATATCACTGCATTCATTTTAAGTATATATTACCGGTATAGCATGattattgtgtgtttgcaaaAATAGTAAGAATACTGCCAATTCATTGTGGTAATTGtgatttatcatttaaaaacctGCCCCTGAAAGATGTTCAATTCTGCGGTGGGCCAATAAGCGGTACACTATGTGGCAGGCGAATcgtcacaacaacaacttgGAAACAGATGCAAACAGATTAATGATAAAATAAGATGACTTTACCATAACTTGACTGCAATTCAAACCAAACTCAAACATGAACTTGTTTGAACGCTGCTGCTACAAAAACCAATCCCGGATATGATTTGTATCAAATGGTTTTGAATATAATGTTATGTCTGTGATTGTTTGCAGGTTTATGAGCTCAATTAGTGAGAAATGTAGCCGCTTGATATATAATGCATGCTAACCACAAGCCTGGATCAAAGTTGGATCATCAACAAACAATCCATACAGTACCCAGTAAAAGTAGAGCAAATAGTCAGTTaaaggggcggcagtagctcattAATGGCGGGACCTGGGTTGGGtttgctggttcaagtcctgttGCAGACCAAGTTTGGAAATTGGGCTGGTAGCAGAAGAGGTATACCCACCACTACTCGGGCGCTCTTTTATGTTCAGCCCCTCACTCTAACCTTTCTCCATGAGTGCATTGCCCATaagatcctgtgtgtgtgtgtgtatgtgtatttcagcctatgtgctAGGTGTTTAGCATGTCTCAACGACAGAGTGAAAAAAATTGAattcactttcttcttctttgtatcTTCTTTGGAAGTATCATTGATGTTGTGTGAATCATTTGACAAATGTTGCCTGAAACTGTCAAAATCTGAATCTTTAGGACTTAAAGGTTATTAAAAAAATTGCACACAACATACACTGGACGGAATCAATTCACCACTGTGTTTACTGCAGATTAGTTAAAGCTTCTGTTTGGacagttttaaagaaaatttaaaaattagaACTCTGAGGACTTTACTGAAACATAAGGTGCTATGCCAGTAAACTGCACCTTTGAGGTCTTTggtgtttgtttaaataaacagtttgtttttgacCTCATTTTAAAGTTTACCTCTGAGTTCACCACATCCTGATGTGGAACAAAGTGTGAACTTTCCAAAGTACATCTTCTGGTTAACACCCATTCTTTTGTGATGTTCACTTTAAACAAAATGGGATGTCAGGTGTAGCTTCACATAACAACATATCAAATTAAACAGAATCAAATCTTTCTGTATATTCACCTGCATCCTCCAGGCTCGCGAACTGGCAGATCTGGCTGATGCTGCTAATCCAgctgttcatctcctcctctgttttggCCACCAGGTAGAAGATACGAGACAATGTCTTCACCACAAAGAGGTGCTTCCCGTGAAAGTCTCGTTTTATCCTGAGTTGCCCGTTCAGCATTTCCACCTCGCACTCTTTGAGGTCAATGATGCGGATAGGCTTTTTGGAGTTCTTACTCTGATAGTACTCCAGTACGTCTGGATTACCGCTCATTCGACCTCTTCGGAGCACGAACCAGCGTTTTCTCCAGGCCTGCGGGAGAAAGCAACACACTGTTTAAACAGCCTTAAAGTTAAATATGATGTATATCCTCACACTTGTGTTATCGTGTAGTGCTGCACAGTTTGCACACTAACATCCCTCCAACAACCTTACATTAGTCATGGGAATAAGATCACTGCTCTTCGCTGCAGCTAACTTAGCAACTTTaaactacctttttttttttttttttttgcttttgataTGGTCAGTAAGCGGAACTTCAACCCAAGTTTCCCAGAAGTGCAAAGAAGAGGAAGTTCACTGTATttaacagaaaatgtcaaacacaacAACGAAAGAGGTATTTATATAGTTCTGGGTCACAGTTTTCTACTGAAGACTTGTGCAAACTTTACACAATATGTAACACATATACGTCCTCACTACTTATGCAAGTAAGCCCAATGTTGTAGGTGTCAAGTTACATATATAAAAATAGTTATGACGAAATCTACTTTCAATCTACTAGTAATGCATAAGTTATCATACAGGTTTCAGACTTGGCTTTGTGGCTTTCTGTGCATCATCAGTGCAGGCACAGAAAGACATGAGGGTATTTTGCTCCTGCTCAAATCAGTTAGTAACGTGTCGTCTGTGTTTATACCAGGAAATGGTGAAACAGGCCACATGTACAGCCAATACCTCCACAAGATTTCAGAGGAAACCATAACTAGTAGACAGACAGCATTTTGATCCGAGAGACGTTTTGTGATTTTGGAAAGTTAcactcaaattaaatatttatgtgtATCCAGGGCCACCCAAGTTTTAttctaagttttatttttgcttatccagaaaaaaagcagatgaTCAAAGTCCTTCAAAACTGATAATTAAAATAGACATGTCACCTTTTCCTTCTATATTTCAAACAAGAACAAGGGAGTTTCACTTAGAAGTAgatgtctgacaataaagtataaactTGTGATTCAACCGTGGGTTTCACAAAGAAATTTCACCCACTTCTCGTGGTCTTCTTCTTCAGATGTAGATTCATAGCTGGGGTAATGTCACCTAAGAGCTCTCAGGTCAGTGGAGGTGACAACTGGGCAACTTTACTGAACCTTgagagatttttcttttcttttctttatagAATTGGACTTGTCATAGAGGTTGAAGCTCAAGTGTTACTAATGACGTTAACGATGGTTCTGTTTTATTCAAAGTGTCATAGTCAGCCAGGACTGCGTGACAGTGAGTCAGCATGCAAAGTATCAGGACCCTCTAACTGAAGCAGTTTAATGGAATTCAGCCATTTTCCTGTCATAATTTACACCTCTGCACATAATGTGACctgtcaaaaaaaatgtcagtgtggAGGTGCATTATTGATCAGATTAAAAGGTTGCCAACAATATCCCTTCTCAAAAGAGTCAAAGTAAGAAGTACGACATTTTAGATGTCCATATTTGCACAGTTCAACAGATTTGTAGGATTATTATAAGCGCTTCTCTTTTGAGCTACACTGTGGAAGGTAGAAGCTTACATTTGATagaaaacagtgacaaaaagcttttaaaacttACTGACATACTGTGGAAAGGAATAATAATGAGTTGAATTTTATATGAGATAGATTTATACAGGTATATATGAATCTGTCTAGATTCAAGATGCACTCATGACTAAAGGCCTACTTTTCCACACTCTGTAGTAAATGGACAGAGACGGGATAAGTTCAATGTTGACAGAAAATCAGACAACTTAACTTGTTCATGTCAGAAAGGATAAAGCAATAAGTGTGTTGTAcattctgttttgttgtgttgttgatcATGTTCTTAAATAAGATACTTAAGTACTCAAAGTCAGTGGCTGAAGATTTTCATTTCATAAtaccacaaacaaagacaagttCAACCAAGATAAACCACATTTCCATAATGCCATGTGCCAGTACTTGCTATTTGAATAATTTGCCTGATAGTGTTTCTGCCCTTACACTAGTCTGAAAAACATGTAATTCCTTTGCACTCTGAAATCAGGATTTGCATATTGTGTTAAAATAAGTTTCTATTTCTTGCCCAACACCCCatcaaagcacaaacacacctccACCCACCCTTTCCCTATACACAACTGTTGACAAATAATggcccacctccacctccacctccacctcctcctcctcaaactcctcctcctactcctttcccacctcccctcttctcctactcctcttcctcctccactggTACAGAGGAAGTGCAATAAACAGCCATCATAAAGCTGGACTATTTCTGCTTGTCATTTAAGTCTGAAGTGTCTGGGTGCCTGACATTACTTCCCATGTTTCACAATTTTGCACACACTCAtcactaaacacacactcacacacgcacgcacacacactcacacacacacacacccacagcagAGTGAGTGTCCAGCCCAACATTATCACATGACCTCAACAACCACAAAACATTGACGGCTGTATGTTGTTGATGTTCAAACTACATACACATTATTCCATGTGTTTGTGGGGCACATCTGCATGTGTATTTATGATTATTGACAGATTATAATGTTCTTAGAGATATAAAGTGCATCAAAACGCTGAAAATACTAAAGCAAGATGCCAATAAAGAATTGAGGAAGATGATAGAAAGGAGACTGAAAACCAGCTCAGTTGGACAAAAGCACATACAACCCACGGTATCTTTCTAAATCATCACTCCAcgtcataacacacacacacacatctacacaaaaacacaagcctCAACAGCACAACCCGGCTTTCCTACTAGCTGGCAGAGGACATAAACAAGAGTCCGGCGTGTACTCCTACTCACAAATCTCTTTAGTTTCTTCTCCGGGGGGGATTTAATGAGCCAGCCGTAGCAGACCACATCCCCAGCACTCATCTTGACTGCAGAGTGTGTCGTCCtctcggctgctgctgctgctgctgctagtgCTTTAAGtgctgcctctgctgctgctgctgctgctatgaGACTGAGAGGTACTGCGAAGCATATCCTGTGTTCTGGTATTCAGCGCAGCCACTCCAAAAGGAGGAAGTTAAAGAAATTGATCACACTGacaagagagaagagagagtgagagcaaggcagagacagagagagagagagagagagagagagagagagagagagagagagagagagagaaagacagaattatgtgtttgtttttgcaagtGCTCCGGGCAAGTGTATGGAGCAGTTGGCCTGTGGGGGCGTtaaagggaagggggggggaatACTACACATAATGAGGTTTGACAGGTTTGAGGACACGGTTGTAATAGACAGTAACATACTACAGCTCACACAGTCACATGTTGCCACAAGATCTTATCTTGAGGTTCACATTTAGAATGTTTAACTGTTTCAATTTTCATATTGtaatggtttatttttgttcaaTTTGGAATCTAAATTCTGAAGAAGTTGTTTTAACAGCTACACTAATAAGGGCTTCATTTCTTATGAGCTTTCAGGGAGGtgtatacattattttaaattctcGTCGCACTGGGCTGAACcctttttaaattcaataatGCCAATTTAAAGATTAATCAACAAtctttttaactgttttctttaGTATAAATTTGGAGCTTTGACATGTTACCAGCTTCAATTTGAAATTATATAgtatacttttttgtttttaagattctCAACAGTAGGAGTACAACTGTTTACTTCTCTCCGTTATTCGTTACTCCATTCCTATAAAAATGTAAACGCGAAACACAAATACCAATTCATTAGGTTAGGCCTAGTTTTCAATAAAGTCTGATTCTAAATCTGACGGCGGAGACGTTTCAAAAGCAAACCTTCATAGGTTAACACTCTTTAGAGACTGTTTACGGTTTCATGCCGCAAATAGTTTTATGCATTCCATGATCTTTTCACATTTAGACCATTATGTAACATCTAAGTCAcaagcagctcctacaacaatcAGGCCTCTTCAGAAAGTATATAACCATGCAATCAACACTTTGCAAAGGCAGCTGAAAAGATGCCAGCACTGTTGTATTTGAGATCGCTTCATTGAAAGTGCTGGTATTACATGTATGCCTAAAATGCTTTGAGTGCTTGTCATAGACATGGTGGTCTACCTCTCAGGGTCTCAGTAACTCTGCATCTATGAGGCGCAGCAGTAATAACTCAACAAGACAACTTTCTGTTGAGTTTGATGCATCAGTATAGATGAAAAGGGCATTAAGGAATTGTTTAGCATTGGTTTGTTCTATTTAAGAtgaagattaagatttacttttattgatttaaattctgtttttacactctgtaagtcatgcaacacacacacaggctaaaatatacacacatgcacaaacaggatcgcTCATTgcctttaaagagacacacacaccgaaacggagcgttctgagagagctggtttatacagggtcacaaacctcctctggtgcttgagcaaagatgtttcatttagactgttttaaaaggtagaaaaggggtataatatgtcctctctAAAACGTATGACTCTGTATGACctacaaaatcaaacaagatCATCAGTGAGAAAACTGACTGTATCTCTAAAGTATTTTTAATACCTGTCACCCTCAATGTCAGGAAAAGCTTTAAGAAAATGCTGCCGGAACAgctgttgtttacattttccacagcaaagatttgCAGTGCAGATATGTTTAACTGtcaaaagaaagcagaatgaCATTTTTCATCAGTAAACCTCCCTTACACATGTACAAGAAAACCTCAGGAGATAAGAAGTAGGCCACCGCTTTGTCCACAGAAGTTGCAAAGAAAGACAACGTTATAGTTTATCACTGTAGCTTTGAATAAAGTAGTTGAGTATTAGTTATGGTTTATGTAGTGTATCAATAATGGTTGTGGAAATACAGTAAAAGTGAGAGAGTACAGCTACAATTCAAATACACCATACACATTTCTATTTCTATACTTTCTAATAGAAAAGTTGCTTGTAaagctttttgaaaaacaaacaaagaacctTTGCCATCTCACCAGCACCTTTAGATTTCCTCTTTGAAAGGAAGTATATCCTCATTGTCTAGCTGAAAATGATTTCCTATCATGAATAATCAACTTCCCTTATATTTGAAAGAAGCCACATAACACACCAACTAGTTGATCTACTGCAGAAGCAGACAAAAGGAACTTTCAAATGAAGTATTCGGTAGGTCATTTGAGCCCACATTAAACAGCATGTCTTACATATGTCCACATGTCTTGAGCCACCACCAGAGGGCGACATTAAATATTGTTACAGTGGACATCCATCAATCACCACGTATATTTCATAATCGTAATACAAGAATGAGTAAAAATCGAAGAGCTCCCTTTTTAGTTTATAATAAATGTACATATGATAATAACCCAAGCAAAATCATGTGTTACATGACATGTTTGGTAAATCCAAATTATTGTTGCCTATTATTGCCTATCAACTTGACACTAACGCTTATTTACACGCACAAAAATAGCCTACACAAAAATCGTATAACTATGCACTTCTTATCTCTGTTACCTACCTCCTCATctgtatttatgtctttgttaACACTGGATGAAAAACTTTTTCTAAAAGGGTTGCTTTATCACACAAGTAAACTCATGAGGGCAGTAGTCCACTTCAGCTGCATTGAATCTGTAAATCAGAAGAGTAAAAGAAGAGGGTTTACGGCAGCTGTCAAAGAGTCTATAAGACAAGAGTGACAAACTGATACCAGTCGACGTAACAACTTTAAACATGGCgcataaacagataaaaacagcaatttaagtcctgcagatgttgtttttaggttttcaaaaaaaggttgctgtttttttccccacaaaaaGCAACAGAACCATTTCTTGTCTATCGAGAGTTATTTAAAAATCCCTTCAGCACTGTCACTGACATGTTTGCCGacgccatcttttttttccaatggcGTTATCCTACTTTTGGACTCCTGGTGGTCACCCATCTTCCGTGTTCAGAGAGTCTTTACCATTACCCATAATCCCGCTGAAACGTATGACCTGTCTCTGGCCTTGGCGTGTAGCGTGGTGCTACTAGTTGGCGGTTTGTACTGGCAGCAGGACTTGTTCAGCGTTAACTAGCCGGAGTTCACGTCCGACAAGTCGGCCAGGTAGCTGGGAACCGTCAGAGCGGAGCGGAGTCACAATGCTGAAATGTAGAACAGTATGGAGAAAGCTTGCACCTCTAGCTAGAGCTTCATCAACTGTGTGCAGACAGAATGTGAGACGAACAGGTAAGTCACTAGTCACTTGCTGTCTCCTTGTTTAGCTTGATTCAATTCAAACATGTATTAGTAGCATGACATTACACAACGCTGACTGTATGTTAAGTCAGACAGGCCGCTTCTGGTCGCTATGGTGACCTTCGCTTGGTAGAGACAGCTAACCTTAACTGAGGTAATAAGCAGAAGTTATTGACAGCACTGTAACTAACTAAACACAGTGCACTCCCCTGACTGTTGCCCAGTCACAGACAAGTGAATGACAAGTGAAGTCGTATTTCTATGGCATATGTTTTAACATGTTATGAAGCAGTGTTAGATGCTGTGTGGGGTTATAAAGTAAGAAGTGAAGCTGTCAGAATGAACTTTCCTTCTTTCATTCAACTATATCGACGTTGGTCAttgggcccccccccccccccccccccccccccagtgacCCTGTAAGGATAACAGGCTGCACTCCTGCAGAGCATGTCTTTAAGAGTTATGAGTGATGAATGAAGGAGACAgtaaaagaaagtagtctattAGATGGGTTGATTATAATGAGGATTAAAGCCTCTTAACCCAACTCAGATTATGTGTGGATATCTTAGTTAACCTAATTTAATTTGCATTACCAGATTGTGACAGTACCCACAAGACAAAGCTGTTGTGATGTATTATTACCTTG carries:
- the gab3 gene encoding GRB2-associated-binding protein 3 isoform X1; this translates as MSAGDVVCYGWLIKSPPEKKLKRFAWRKRWFVLRRGRMSGNPDVLEYYQSKNSKKPIRIIDLKECEVEMLNGQLRIKRDFHGKHLFVVKTLSRIFYLVAKTEEEMNSWISSISQICQFASLEDAESSEEGFPHTPTPLQPSPDSSDRVSVSSQLDSSYPLDYLFLSQCETGSLSTSRLDSFSNSESSLEQKSSDDAVKDIAPSPLFTDSTSSCISHAHSPTPPVFIHGRLTNPPFSAPCTSLALPASSSSPLRHCATSVFQFDKLYSSASFEAMSDTQTPPPLPPKPNHLSEQLSDEGLNKPRGMSTQHFSSHSVLFPRRTSLSSLDHLRIGMCSIGEQSHRDAGSRLMRNRRQSLNLPSLNTIRVQNYEEESYMPMASPSPFFTTTESDGYIPMSPRTFSFPSANNNIESSTPLMCQPGDLAPPPIHRHLKPRLRRVRPPPLDLRGLSTITECPTHLPLSRAMTETCFSMQLLPLERRLENGDNPRNEETDCTELESMKPFSVTFDGAVPAWARRSNLDYLSLDFNSASPSPVLKKPFLTDEHRVDYVKVDEKKTQALQNTKMEWTDVRQSKT
- the gab3 gene encoding GRB2-associated-binding protein 3 isoform X2, whose translation is MSAGDVVCYGWLIKSPPEKKLKRFAWRKRWFVLRRGRMSGNPDVLEYYQSKNSKKPIRIIDLKECEVEMLNGQLRIKRDFHGKHLFVVKTLSRIFYLVAKTEEEMNSWISSISQICQFASLEDAESSEEGFPHTPTPLQPSPDSSDRVSVSSQLDSSYPLDYLFLSQCETGSLSTSRLDSFSNSESSLEQKSSDDAVKDIAPSPLFTDSTSSCISHAHSPTPPVFIHGRLTNPPFSAPCTSLALPASSSSPLRHCATSVFQFDKLYSSASFEAMSDTQTPPPLPPKPNHLSEQLSDEGLNKPRGMSTQHFSSHSVLFPRRTSLSSLDHLRIGDAGSRLMRNRRQSLNLPSLNTIRVQNYEEESYMPMASPSPFFTTTESDGYIPMSPRTFSFPSANNNIESSTPLMCQPGDLAPPPIHRHLKPRLRRVRPPPLDLRGLSTITECPTHLPLSRAMTETCFSMQLLPLERRLENGDNPRNEETDCTELESMKPFSVTFDGAVPAWARRSNLDYLSLDFNSASPSPVLKKPFLTDEHRVDYVKVDEKKTQALQNTKMEWTDVRQSKT